TAAGTAAACCTCTAGGGAGGTGGGTGCCCTTTATGTTTGACATTGCCTTTCTCCTGGTTGTAGTCAGGAAGATAGGcaagttaatttatttattttctttttggttATGTATAGGTAAGTTATGGTTAAAACTGAGTTAGAaactttttgtttgttgtgttggCCTTTGAAAGGGCCTTCAGAAGGGGGGCAAAGGCCAACACAACAAAAGTTTCTAACTATCCTGGCCTATTctggcttaatttaaaccctgtccgggaaaccgccccAAAGGGCATTTATAAATCTTCAACCACATTCACAGCAGCACCAATGGTTAGCACTTGTCATGAACAGAAAACAGTAGAGTTATCTGTGGCAAGAGAAAAGAAGTCCATGTGGCAAACTTCAGTCTGCATCCCTCTCAGCTCGCTGTGAGACAGTGCTGGCTTTCTCCTGGCTGCAGCCAATCAGTGGAACTGAGGTGAATGGGCACTGGGCAGCAAATCAGCAACAGGTGACCCAATTACCTCCCAATTACCTCCTTGAGAATGGTAGTCAACTGTAGACAtgtagagagaaaaaaaagaaagaaaacaaacaccacAAAAGCacaaagaacaaatgaaaaataaagtctCAAGAGGTTACcatacaatataaataaaatgtacattgtTAGATGTAGCATGAGGTTTTATAAGTCAAGCTGTTAATCCAAACTGTCTGCTTGTTTTTCAGGTGTGGTTAATGAGTCGGGTGGAGGGAAGTCAGTGTCAGTGAAGAAGGGAGGTTCTATTACGCTACAGAATGATGTTAAAGTACAGAGAGATGATCTAATAGTGTGGAGGTTTGGAGATAAAGGTGTCCTCTTGGCTAAATACGATGTTGAAACTACTTCATTAAACGGTTctgatgagagattcagagatCGACTGcagctggatcatcagactggatctctgaccatcacaaacaccagaaccacAGACTCTGGACTTAATGAACTACAGACCACAGGCCGTGAGAGCTCACAGCAATTCCTTCTTTCTGTTAAAGGTGAGTAACTCCACTAAGAACAAGTTTTAAATGTGATGACATGCAGTACAATTACATCAGCACTTTAGATCAGAAAAAATAGGTTAAGGTTTATGCATAGTTTACAGATTTAACAGAATTTTAATGGATACAGATACAAGTTGACTTTTTGACAGTTGACAGAAGACCCCCTTATGATAAAATACagcaaaatatttcacaattctcatCATGTTGATTATTTTTACTAGTGACCACACAAATATGGTCTGACATAGTGACCCAGAAACttaaatcttttatttaatACATAACATGTAACCACTAACCAACTGATTGtttcagatcttcactcaggttatatagttaAATGTTTACAGGTTatatgtttatagtgtttgttatagatcagacacaTTCACGCTAATGACTGTCTTTATCAtgacagtatcagatcttcactcaggttatatagtgctgatgtttatagtgtttgttatagatcagacacattcacactaatgactgtctttatcattacagtatcagatcttcactcaggttatatagttaAATGCTTACAGGTTatatgtttatagtgtttgttatagatcagacacattcacactaatgactgtCTTTATCAtgacagtatcagatcttcactcaggttatagtgctaatgtttatagtgtttgttatagatcagactcattcacgcTAATGTCtgtctttatcattacagtatcagatcttcactcaggttatatagtgttgatgtttatagtgtttgttatagatcagactcattcacgcTAATGTCTGTCTTTATCAtgacagtatcagatcttcactcaggttatatagtgttgatgtttatagtgtttgttatagatcagactcattcacgcTAATGTCTGTCTTTATCAtgacagtatcagatcttcactcaggttatagtgttgatgtttatagtgtttgttatagatcagactcattcacgcTAATGACTGTCTTTATCAtgacagtatcagatcttcactcaggttatatagtgttgatgtttatagtgtttgttatagatcagactcattcacactaatgactgtCTTTATCAtgacagtatcagatcttcactcaggttatatagttaAATGTTTACAGGTTatatgtttatagtgtttgttatagatcagacacattcacactaatgactgtCTTTATCAtgacagtatcagatcttcactcaggttatatagttaAATGTTTACAGGTTatatgtttatagtgtttgttatagatcagacacattcacactaatgactgtCTTTATCAtgacagtatcagatcttcactcaggttatatagttaAATGTTTACAGGTTatatgtttatagtgtttgttatagatcagacacattcacactaatgactgtCTTTATCAtgacagtatcagatcttcactcaggttatatagttaAATGTTTACAGGTTatatgtttatagtgtttgttatagatcagacacattcacactaatgactgtCTTTATCAtgacagtatcagatcttcactcaggttatatagtgttgatgtttatagtgtttgttatagatcagactcattcacactaatgactgtCTTTATCAtgacagtatcagatcttcactcaggttatatagtgttgatgtttatagtgtttgttatagatcagactcattcacactaatgactgtCTTTATCAtgacagtatcagatcttcactcaggttatatagtgttgatgtttatagtgtttgttatagatcagactcattcacactaatgactgtCTTTATCAtgacagtatcagatcttcactcaggttatatagtgttgatgtttatagtgtttgttatagatcagacacattcacactaatgactgtCTTTATCAtgacagtatcagatcttcactcaggttatatagttaAATGTTTACAGGTTatatgtttatagtgtttgttatagatcagacacattcacactaatgactgtCTTTATCAtgacagtatcagatcttcactcaggttatatagtgttgatgtttatagtgtttgttatagatcagactcattcacactaatgactgtCTTTATCAtgacagtatcagatcttcactcaggttatatagttaAATGTTTACAGGTTatatgtttatagtgtttgttatagatcagacacattcacactaatgactgtCTTTATCAtgacagtatcagatcttcactcaggttatatagttaAATGTTTACAGGTTatatgtttatagtgtttgttatagatcagacacattcacactaatgactgtCTTTATCAtgacagtatcagatcttcactcaggttatatagttaAATGTTTACAGGTTatatgtttatagtgtttgttatagatcagacacattcacactaatgactgtCTTTATCAtgacagtatcagatcttcactcaggttatatagttaAATGTTTACAGGTTatatgtttatagtgtttgttatagatcagacacattcacactaatgactgtCTTTATCAtgacagtatcagatcttcactcaggttatatagtgttgatgtttatagtgtttgttatagatcagactcattcacactaatgactgtCTTTATCAtgacagtatcagatcttcactcaggttatatagttaAATGTTTACAGGTTatatgtttatagtgtttgttatagatcagactcattcacactaatgactgtCTTTATCAtgacagtatcagatcttcactcaggttatatagttaAATGTTTACAGGTTatatgtttatagtgtttgttatagatcagactcattcacactaatgactgtCTTTATCAtgacagtatcagatcttcactcaggttatatagttaAATGTTTACAGGTTatatgtttatagtgtttgttatagatcagacacattcacactaatgactgtCTTTATCAtgacagtatcagatcttcactcaggttatagtgctaatgtttatagtgtttgttatagatcagactcattcacactaatgactgtCTTTATCAtgacagtatcagatcttcactcaggttatatagtgttgatgattatagtgtttgttatagatcagactcattcacgcTAATGACTGTCTTTATCAtgacagtatcagatcttcactcaggttatatagtgttgatgattatagtgtttgttatagatcagactcattcacactaatgactgtCTTTATCAtgacagtatcagatcttcactcaggttatatagttaAATGTTTACAGGTTatatgtttatagtgtttgttatagatcagacacattcacactaatgactgtCTTTATCAtgacagtatcagatcttcactcaggttatatagtgttgatgtttatagtgtttgttatagatcagacacaTTCACactactgtctgtctgtcttcaaCTGCTGCAGATCCAGGTGATCCAGGTCTGTCTCTGGGTACAGTAGTAGGAATAGTTTTTGCAGTTGTTGCTGCAGTAGCAGTTATAGCTGGTTTGATTTACATCTACGTGAAGcctaaactacaaaaacaaacatgtaagTATTACAGTTGATAAAGCAATAGAAATAACATTGAAATTTATTGTAGTAcatagtttatatgtgtatgattttttttcacagtcaATATTTCTACTCTTTTACCAGTTCAACTTGTGATTGTTTTAGTGTAATAGTTAATGatgtgtgtaaatgtgcagCAATGAGCTGAATGACATTAATATACTAATTATATTATCTCGTTCTTAATCTCAATGTCTGACTGTTTAAAATGCTGAATTTAAGATCCATTTTtgattgtgtgttttgtttatgtaGTTTTGTTGTTCTGGTATTGAAGGTTGTGTTTGTGTCATTAAGTGTGGATTTATTCACCTTGTTCATTTAAACATCATAGACTATTAATACAGAAACTCTAAATTGAAAACCAAGAAAGTGATATTGAGAGAGTGTTTGCATGTCTACTGTAAATTAcacttatatttattaattgtttCAATGAACATATATATCTGGTCAGTTAGTGTTATGTATTCCTATAAAGGGACAGTTTATTCTAAAttatattctgtcatcattaccTCAACTTTGTCATTGTAAACATGTAAGATTTTATTTCTTCTGTCAAGTACAAAAGATAtttgactccagtggtttaacctaaATTTTACAAAGCAAtgcaagtgctttgtttgcacacacacacacacacaaaaaacactttatttacaaaatgtccATCTCTAATGCACTTTGACACTAAAATGTCTGCTCTTGTGTCAACACAACATGTATGTGTCGTGGTGCtctcatgaacacacacacgttggttaattatgttgttgttattgtagttttgtgcaaacaaagcacttgtggtgaggttaaaccactggactgacatttaatgatgtttttactacctttctggggcttgacaATGGTAGTTActtaggctgtcaatggagggacagaaatctctcagatttcattaaaaatatcttcatttgagtttcaaagatgaacaaaagtcttacaggtttggaacgacatgagagtaattaatgatagaattttcatttttgggtgaactaaccaatTTTTTTGTTAACACATGAAACATTATTGCAAATTGTTGCAGATCTTTAAGTAAAATTCATCCACATGATAAAGTTATTATTAGAAGCACATGAATAATCACACAGTATCCTCTCACTCCTTCAGTTCACTCACTTATCATCTcctcttttctctctttctgtgtgCTGCTGTGACATGAAGTGAAGACAAAAATGTGGGGAAAATCTGTCACTTTATCCCCTAAGACTAAAATAAACAAAGGTGATCAGATACTGTGGctgtttgaagatgaaaagacTTGCATTGCTGAAATCAAAAAAGGGATCAGAAAGATAAAAGATGATGTtcctgatgggagattcagcGAGAGCCTGGAGCTGGACAATAacactggatctctgaccatcaaaAACATCACAAATGAACACACTGGACTCTATAAACTGAAGATCAGAAGAGGCATAAAGACCTTGTATgaagaattctctgtttttgtCAGTGGTGAGTTGTTCCAGTCAGTGTAATAATGGTCACATTCTTCCTCATATATTccgttttggtaacactttacaatgcgGGTGCACTAATATGCAATAATtcatgcttaaagggttagttcacccaaaaatgaaaattatgtcattaatgactcaccctcatgtcgttccaaacccgtaagacatctgttcatcttcggaacacagtttaagatattttagatttagtccgagagctttctgtccctccattgaaaatgtgtgtacggtatactgtccatgtccagaaaggtaataaaaacatcatcaaagtagtccatgtgacatcagtgggttagttagaagtttttgaagcatcttatATAGATTTTGGtcctaaaataataaaaaatgtgactttattcagcattgtattcccttccggaatcctttccattgaattgattccattgaattgattccactgaatcctttcatctgtcggcgttggtaatgcacttttacgccgttgtttttggcgattaggacatccgcgacatgcacacttacgcaccattttaaaaaatagcttgaatacagcgtgtatctccctcagactgtaaacgaaactctggcgcaccagataacacgtcagcagcgcgCTGTGCGCTGCGGTTCACTGAACcagagtcgtgaacccggatgaacaacagacccggaagagaatacaatgctgaataaagtcatagtttttgttatttttggaccaaaatgtattttagatgcttcaaaaacttctaactaatccactgatgtcacatggactactttgatgatgtttttattacctttctggacatggacagtatactgcacacacattttcaatggagggacagaaagctctcggactaaatctaaaatatcttaatctgtgttccgaagatgaaaggaggtcttacgggtttggaatgacacgagggtgagtcattactgacataattttcatttttgggtgaactaaccctttaaggaatgtacagataatcatgtgttaatgtatgactcatgaagaactaaaccatgaattaatgattactgcatcAGCATCTAataaacactctaaaaaatgctgggttaaaagcaACCCAAgatgggttaaatatggacaaacccagcaggttgggttaaagggcacctattatgccctctttcacaagatgtaatataagcaACATTTTCTTCAACCAATACGaccacttccctgaaatacgacccattggaacgtttgctaaagttgcgcccctcttgacaacaggacactttcattgtTCCCTTTTTTCTGCATCATATTTTGGGTTTCGCATAGCTCAAttggtagagcattgcaattactatgcaatcatgtgatcctGTGATCGTGGGTTCAATCCCGggggaacgcatgtgctcataaagagtatatgcactataaatcactaaggttaggtttaggggtggggtgggtgtagttgttaaaaatatttagtttttgcTAAATGAAAATAGGAGAAATGGGAAAAACTTCACAcactgcatttaaatgaacacgcattttgattggtaaggacagtcatacgtcatttcatgacgacagacgaaacacgacactgtcattatttttacaccaGCTAGGGGGCGCATGACtctaaaacgtaaatataggtcgtaataaggtgcttgaaaaacaaCGTAgggtctttttttattttcgtttttttttctgcttaaaataccccacacattttgcccctatttgggggtgagcaaaaacatgccttttactatattactatattgctggctaaaaaaataaatccaaaattggttgaagAAAAATGGCttggtgaaaacaacccaaactctgggtttgtccatatttaacccagcattttttaagagtgaagagtctatatgattaatagattaagtaatatatgcattgttattaattaaatgtgtcataatgtattaatttcgtAATAACaaattttattaactaaaagtgtaaattaatgtgttaattacCACAATGGGTTGAAGCCATAACTTCAGTtgtctgctttaattaatcattaactaatgattTGAATATATATCATTATGTTATGTCTTGTTGAGGCACCTGACTTAACTAATTGTTAAGTAATATGTCATTAATGGGTTTTGACAGTTACTCATGCAGTGAGTGTAATGACAGAGAATGTGAAGGATGGGTAAGTTGGGCTGCACACAAATATCAGCACACCAGAATCTGAACTACAGATTGATGTTACACTGTGTTTAAACTGGATGTGACCATTATTGAGTCATGTCACAGACCATTGCAAGTCCATTTGTCCTTCATAGCAGAAGTgacattttgttgtgttgtgtagCTTCactatcactgattataatgggttctattgtctttgtCCGGTTTTGACACAGTGTTACAGCTGCATGTTCTCAGTGTTCCACCTTTAAATCTTTGACCTCAAGCTTAACCCAAAATATTCCTGTGCCATGAGCAACAATGTTTTGGATGTGGCAGTTCACCTGGTACAGTGGAATCACAGTTGTAGATGGTTTGAAATTGAAATCCATGGCTTAGTGTAGATGTCAAAACCATAATGACatattatttaacaattagttaatagtcatgtgcctcaacaagtaaagtcgtaacataatgatacatttgcagatcattagttaatgattatggcttcaacccattgttgtaattaacacattaacttacactattagttaataaaggtaacacttcacaataaggttcattagttaaacattagttaatgtattaactaacatgaactagccataataaatacatttgttacttactaatctttgttaatgttagttaatgaaaatacagttgttcattgtttgtccgttaattcacagtgcattaattaatgttaacaacatgttaataatatattagtaaatgtcaaaattaacattaacaaagattaataaattctgtataagtgcagttcattattagttcatgttaactaatgaaccttattgtaaagtgttaccttaatAAAATAGTACATTAtgatacatttaattaataacaattcaAATAATACTTACTCAACATCACTTATCATGTCAGCTCAAACTGATTCATGTTTAGACTCCCATCAGAAGTTCTTTAGATaatttcagtcttcagtgtgtgtctgtttttggttttaataaaccaatttttttttttcactccattgatgtatatattttcatataaccACATGTTGTGACAAAGTGACAAAAGCctcctaaaaatgaaattatacaGGCAGCATGAAAGTTTCTAGACAGTGTTGATTGAATAGTCAGAACGCAAGAACTGTGCTAGTTTTCTGGTTCATTTCATGAGCTCAGAAGCAGATCCTCTCTGACACTACAGGATGATGTCAATCAGAGCTGATGTATTGAATTACAgcttttatacaacatttcATCTTCAGCACAAACTCTTCCCTCGGCAGTGTAAAGATTATCACTGATAAAACAGCTTCTGCATGATCTGTGTGTAATAATTACAAATGCTGATgttcacatgcacacacacttgaTCTAATGGCAACTTTGTCTTTCTATTTGTCTCTTTCTATGCGGTGTTGTCACTAATGAAGAGATGATGATATCAGTGACGGAGGGAGAATCTGTCACTCTAGACCCTGATACTGAAATAAACAAAGATGATCACATCCTGTTGTGGTTTGGAGATGAAAATATGCTGACTGCCATAGCTGAAAAACATAGAGAGACCCAAGAGATGCTTACATACGAGTATGCtgctgatgggagattcagagagaAACTGAAGCTGGACATGAacactggatctctgaccatcacaaacatcagaaCTGATCATGCTGGACGCTATAAACTAGAGATCAGAGGCAGCGGTGGTGGGGTTTCAGAAAAGACATTCATTGTCACTGTCAAAGGTCAGTAGCTCAAGTCAGTGTTTTAAAGATCACAGTTCTTCATTGGCAGTTATTCCTtgtaattctgtttttcttcaggTAATTGAGCTCAAACTGCTTTAATTTCAGACTCCATAAAGAGTTTGATCTGTAGATCATTTTTATAAGATTTAAGATttttgtaagatttttaaaatctccATTTGAACTacattgtgaaataaacactgttctgtgTGTTGCTGTGACAGATAAAGTGGAGGAGAAATTACTGTATGGAGAAGAATCTGTCACTCTAAATCCTGATACTGAAATACAGAAAGATGATCTGATGCTGTGGATGTTTGGAGATGAAGACACTCTCATAGCTCAAATCAAAGGACAGAACGGAGAGATCATTAAATATGATGATGTTGCTAAGGTGAGATTCAGAGAGAAACTGGAGCTGGACAAgaagactggatctctgaccatcacaaaaaTCATCGCAAACCACACTGGACTCTATAAACTACTGATCATCAACAGCAGAGGCACCTCATACAAGAAATTCAAGGTTTTAAAGCAAGGTAAATTTTctttcagtttattttaaagatGTACATGAGTG
This genomic stretch from Megalobrama amblycephala isolate DHTTF-2021 linkage group LG2, ASM1881202v1, whole genome shotgun sequence harbors:
- the LOC125263453 gene encoding uncharacterized protein LOC125263453 isoform X1, producing the protein MKNKVSRGVVNESGGGKSVSVKKGGSITLQNDVKVQRDDLIVWRFGDKGVLLAKYDVETTSLNGSDERFRDRLQLDHQTGSLTITNTRTTDSGLNELQTTGRESSQQFLLSVKDPGDPGLSLGTVVGIVFAVVAAVAVIAGLIYIYVKPKLQKQTLKTKMWGKSVTLSPKTKINKGDQILWLFEDEKTCIAEIKKGIRKIKDDVPDGRFSESLELDNNTGSLTIKNITNEHTGLYKLKIRRGIKTLYEEFSVFVSEMMISVTEGESVTLDPDTEINKDDHILLWFGDENMLTAIAEKHRETQEMLTYEYAADGRFREKLKLDMNTGSLTITNIRTDHAGRYKLEIRGSGGGVSEKTFIVTVKDKVEEKLLYGEESVTLNPDTEIQKDDLMLWMFGDEDTLIAQIKGQNGEIIKYDDVAKVRFREKLELDKKTGSLTITKIIANHTGLYKLLIINSRGTSYKKFKVLKQVRYEYVIEGESVTLKTDAEIQKDDQIEWRFGEKDSLIAEIKGETGETSIYDHVPDGRFIDRLHLNKKTGSLTITDITTIRAGVYKLKITSSSKGKTNRTFIVTISARTNPLKRKNENRKNESVTVGMPLLNRGDVDVVNEHPYEN
- the LOC125263453 gene encoding uncharacterized protein LOC125263453 isoform X2, which encodes MKNKVSRGVVNESGGGKSVSVKKGGSITLQNDVKVQRDDLIVWRFGDKGVLLAKYDVETTSLNGSDERFRDRLQLDHQTGSLTITNTRTTDSGLNELQTTGRESSQQFLLSVKVKTKMWGKSVTLSPKTKINKGDQILWLFEDEKTCIAEIKKGIRKIKDDVPDGRFSESLELDNNTGSLTIKNITNEHTGLYKLKIRRGIKTLYEEFSVFVSEMMISVTEGESVTLDPDTEINKDDHILLWFGDENMLTAIAEKHRETQEMLTYEYAADGRFREKLKLDMNTGSLTITNIRTDHAGRYKLEIRGSGGGVSEKTFIVTVKDKVEEKLLYGEESVTLNPDTEIQKDDLMLWMFGDEDTLIAQIKGQNGEIIKYDDVAKVRFREKLELDKKTGSLTITKIIANHTGLYKLLIINSRGTSYKKFKVLKQVRYEYVIEGESVTLKTDAEIQKDDQIEWRFGEKDSLIAEIKGETGETSIYDHVPDGRFIDRLHLNKKTGSLTITDITTIRAGVYKLKITSSSKGKTNRTFIVTISARTNPLKRKNENRKNESVTVGMPLLNRGDVDVVNEHPYEN